From the Thermosynechococcus sp. genome, the window TCCACTGCCAGCACTGTTCTAGCCAATCGACGAGGGTGTCGCGGGAAGCAGAGAATTGCCGCACCACTGACCAGACTTGCAATGCGACTAAAGGGGAGTTGACCTCAACAGTCAAAGGTTGATAGGGGAGACACTCACAGGGCACCTCTAGCTCA encodes:
- a CDS encoding Asr1405/Asl0597 family protein encodes the protein MSINPKVIAVQWQLRWPIYQRLTELEVPCECLPYQPLTVEVNSPLVALQVWSVVRQFSASRDTLVDWLEQCWQWNLPNFTEYPDPAER